The following are encoded together in the Onychostoma macrolepis isolate SWU-2019 chromosome 03, ASM1243209v1, whole genome shotgun sequence genome:
- the LOC131534395 gene encoding piggyBac transposable element-derived protein 4-like, which produces MAPQALRFLPAREPGPQLRPCDAHTPMSLFKMLFSENAVSTLCRNTNSQAARARAKGHKYKWTDVSISELYCYIGLLFYMAMVKLRSIRDYWRQDSLFSVPFPATIMSRDRYRTISWNLHMSHPDADQDNDRKRGTAEHDRLFRVRPLMDTIQHACKAIYHPRKNLAVDERMVACKANTGMTQYMKAKPTRWGFKLFVLADSSNGYTVDFAVYTGKNNFPTGHGLSYDAVASLLDRAVLGSGYHVYMDKFYTSPKLLTDLFALKFGACGTYRDNRKDCPRNAANSLTKKSVRGSIRWIRDKHLVFVKWMDTREVSVCSTIHAAYTGDTVQRRVKIQNGLRTKSFPCPAPVTAYNQHMGGVDLSDQLLQYYSTQHKTMKWYRKLFLHFLDIASTNAFIVHKEIYGTMTHKEFMEELIAELCGVSQKITPKRTSVDHVPVPGAEQASDATAGRRTCVLCKAKHDKRQDTPWKCQACDVHLCVQLKRNCFLEWHKDV; this is translated from the coding sequence ATGGCTCCACAGGCTCTGAGATTCCTGCCCGCACGGGAACCTGGACCACAGCTAAGACCATGTGATGCACACACTCCCATGAGTctgttcaaaatgttattttctgaaaatgctGTGTCAACTCTGTGTCGAAACACCAATTCTCAGGCTGCCAGGGCACGTGCAAAGGGCCATAAATATAAATGGACAGACGTCAGCATCAGTGAGCTGTACTGCTACATTGGGCTACTCTTCTACATGGCCATGGTGAAGTTGAGGTCCATCAGAGATTACTGGCGGCAGGACAGTCTTTTCTCTGTTCCTTTTCCTGCCACAATCATGTCAAGGGACAGATACCGCACCATTTCATGGAATCTGCACATGAGTCACCCAGATGCAGACCAGGACAATGACAGAAAGAGGGGCACAGCTGAACACGACCGTCTTTTCAGGGTCAGACCCCTCATGGACACTATCCAGCATGCATGTAAGGCCATCTATCATCCAAGAAAAAATTTGGCAGTGGATGAAAGAATGGTGGCATGCAAAGCAAACACAGGAATGACTCAGTACATGAAAGCCAAGCCAACCAGGTGGGGCTTCAAGTTGTTTGTTCTTGCGGACTCATCAAATGGATATACTGTAGATTTTGCTGTGTACACAGGAAAGAACAACTTTCCCACAGGCCATGGACTGTCATATGATGCTGTGGCATCTCTGTTAGACCGTGCAGTTTTGGGCTCTGGGTACCATGTATACATGGATAAATTTTACACTAGTCCCAAGCTCCTAACAGACTTGTTTGCTTTGAAGTTTGGTGCATGTGGGACATACAGAGACAACAGGAAGGATTGCCCTCGGAATGCAGCTAACTCACTCACTAAAAAATCTGTGAGGGGCTCCATCAGGTGGATTCGAGACAAACATCTTGTGTTTGTGAAATGGATGGACACACGAGAGGTGTCTGTCTGTTCCACCATCCATGCTGCTTATACAGGAGACACTGTGCAGAGGAGGGTGAAAATACAAAATGGATTGAGGACAAAGAGTTTTCCATGTCCTGCTCCTGTGACTGCCTACAACCAGCACATGGGGGGCGTTGATCTGTCTGATCAGCTGTTACAGTACTACAGTACACAGCACAAAACAATGAAGTGGTACAGAAAGCTATTTCTACACTTCTTGGACATTGCTTCCACCAATGCTTTTATTGTACACAAAGAGATTTATGGCACCATGACCCACAAGGAGTTTATGGAAGAACTAATTGCAGAGCTCTGTGGTGTGTCACAGAAAATAACACCAAAACGGACCAGTGTTGACCATGTGCCTGTTCCAGGAGCTGAGCAGGCCTCAGATGCCACTGCTGGTCGCCGTACATGTGTGCTTTGCAAAGCAAAGCATGATAAGAGGCAGGACACTCCTTGGAAATGCCAGGCATGTGATGTTCACTTGTGTGTTCAGCTGAAAAGGAACTGTTTCCTAGAGTGGCACAAAGATGTCTAA